A stretch of Thermoanaerobaculum aquaticum DNA encodes these proteins:
- a CDS encoding glycosyltransferase family 2 protein yields the protein MISSVDTSVVVPVFKNAETVLELYRRVATVLQSLGGTWELIFVDDASPDGSLQHLRKLAQEDTRVVVLALAENVGQHRAVWLGLQRARGQMVAVMDADLQDPPEALPAVLRALQDAGAEKPTVVFAGRQGRYQSWPRMVTSRFFKHLLHLWLGLPADAGLFCVMNRKAVACLARWDVPRPYLQVMLACAGASFVSLPVTRPLRPAGVSSYSSWRRLVLALRALGLALRLKLHMPPRGRAPWPIRECIGGSSEHEKRSWEVFRDAS from the coding sequence ATGATCAGCTCGGTTGATACCTCCGTGGTGGTCCCGGTTTTCAAAAACGCCGAAACGGTTTTGGAGCTTTACCGTCGTGTGGCCACGGTGCTGCAATCCCTGGGCGGCACCTGGGAGCTGATTTTCGTGGACGATGCGTCCCCCGATGGTTCCCTCCAGCACCTGAGAAAACTAGCCCAGGAGGATACCCGGGTGGTGGTGCTAGCCTTGGCGGAAAACGTAGGGCAACACCGGGCGGTTTGGCTGGGTCTTCAGCGTGCCCGGGGGCAGATGGTGGCGGTTATGGATGCCGACCTCCAGGACCCCCCGGAAGCGCTCCCGGCTGTCCTCAGGGCCCTCCAGGATGCGGGAGCGGAAAAGCCAACCGTGGTTTTTGCCGGCCGGCAGGGGCGGTATCAGTCGTGGCCGCGGATGGTGACCTCCCGTTTTTTCAAGCACCTGCTGCACCTTTGGCTGGGTCTGCCGGCTGATGCTGGCTTGTTTTGCGTGATGAACCGCAAAGCTGTGGCGTGCCTGGCCCGCTGGGACGTGCCCCGCCCGTACCTTCAGGTCATGCTGGCCTGCGCCGGCGCTTCCTTCGTTTCCTTACCAGTAACCCGCCCGCTCAGGCCTGCAGGGGTGTCAAGCTACAGCTCCTGGCGGCGGCTGGTGTTGGCTTTGCGGGCGTTGGGCCTTGCCCTCCGCTTGAAGCTACATATGCCGCCCCGGGGCCGGGCCCCGTGGCCCATCCGTGAGTGCATCGGTGGGTCAAGCGAGCACGAAAAGCGATCCTGGGAGGTTTTCCGCGATGCCAGCTGA
- a CDS encoding class I SAM-dependent methyltransferase, translating into MPADDPVELHNALQREYFGRRIKKTMLPQKTPYVCHHVEVLMACLNLDSGARLLEVGAGLGRHAFILAEMGFQVEGLELSPFLVAKFQELAGPQPPFPMHCGDIHSFPPELRGRFDAVVGFFVLHHLADLPRAFASMKLLLKPGGKIGFVEPNPLNPLYYLQIFLTPGMSWKAERGILHMHAPRLQGLLQAAGFAGVGVKRFGFFPPLLANRRWLIPVERALERRKLLQPVLPFQAFWGTQC; encoded by the coding sequence ATGCCAGCTGACGATCCAGTGGAGCTTCACAACGCTTTGCAGCGGGAGTACTTTGGCCGGCGCATCAAAAAAACCATGCTTCCGCAAAAAACCCCCTACGTGTGCCATCACGTGGAGGTGCTGATGGCCTGCTTGAACCTGGATTCGGGGGCCCGGCTGCTGGAGGTGGGTGCGGGTCTGGGACGGCACGCCTTCATCCTGGCGGAAATGGGCTTTCAGGTGGAAGGGTTGGAGCTTTCCCCTTTTCTTGTGGCCAAGTTCCAGGAGCTGGCCGGACCGCAGCCGCCTTTTCCCATGCACTGCGGCGACATCCACAGCTTCCCTCCTGAGCTTCGCGGCCGCTTCGATGCTGTGGTGGGGTTTTTTGTGTTGCATCACTTGGCCGATTTGCCGCGGGCTTTTGCCTCCATGAAGCTGCTTTTAAAACCCGGGGGCAAGATCGGTTTTGTGGAGCCCAACCCACTCAATCCGCTTTACTACCTGCAGATCTTCCTCACTCCGGGCATGTCGTGGAAGGCCGAGCGCGGGATTCTCCACATGCACGCGCCGCGTTTGCAGGGGCTTTTGCAGGCGGCGGGTTTTGCGGGGGTGGGGGTAAAGCGCTTTGGTTTTTTCCCGCCTTTGTTGGCCAACCGCCGGTGGTTGATCCCTGTGGAGCGCGCCCTGGAGCGGCGGAAACTGCTGCAGCCCGTCTTGCCGTTCCAGGCCTTTTGGGGTACCCAGTGCTGA
- the pheS gene encoding phenylalanine--tRNA ligase subunit alpha, producing the protein MLSELEQVRLEFDRALAAAGDDPRQLEEVRVQFAGRKAGILRKLEEKLASLPREEKPAFGKGLNELKAYIEGQLKAASEKARTAKAKGEDVDVTLPGRKPTLGALHPVTLVRREIEEIFLRMGYSVADGPEVEDDWHNFEALNIPPDHPARDTQDTFYLPGGLLLRTHTSPVQIRTMEQFKPPIRVIIPGRVYRRDSDLRHSPMFHQVEGLVVDEGISFAHLKATLEAFLHRLFDPSLQVRLRPSFFPFTEPSAEVDITCVLCRGKGCGVCSGSGWVEILGAGMVDPRVFRAVGIDATRFTGFAFGLGLDRVAMLKYQIPDLRLLFSGDERMLRQFPGGLGR; encoded by the coding sequence ATGCTTTCGGAGCTTGAGCAGGTAAGGCTTGAGTTTGATCGGGCCTTGGCCGCGGCCGGCGACGATCCCCGCCAGCTGGAAGAGGTGCGGGTGCAGTTTGCCGGCCGCAAAGCGGGTATCCTGCGCAAGCTGGAGGAAAAGCTCGCCTCCCTGCCGCGGGAGGAAAAACCCGCCTTTGGCAAGGGGCTTAACGAGCTCAAGGCGTACATCGAAGGACAGCTCAAAGCCGCCAGCGAAAAGGCCCGCACCGCCAAGGCCAAAGGGGAGGACGTGGACGTTACCCTCCCCGGGCGCAAGCCCACCCTGGGGGCGCTGCACCCGGTAACGCTGGTGCGGCGGGAAATTGAAGAGATCTTCCTGCGCATGGGCTACTCGGTGGCCGATGGCCCTGAGGTGGAGGATGACTGGCACAACTTCGAAGCCCTGAACATCCCCCCCGATCACCCGGCCCGCGACACCCAGGACACCTTTTACCTCCCCGGGGGGCTGTTGCTTCGCACCCACACCTCGCCGGTGCAAATCCGCACCATGGAGCAGTTCAAGCCGCCCATTCGCGTGATCATCCCCGGTCGGGTTTATCGGCGGGACTCGGATTTGCGTCACTCCCCGATGTTCCACCAGGTGGAGGGGTTGGTGGTGGACGAGGGCATCTCCTTTGCCCACCTCAAGGCCACTCTGGAAGCCTTTCTCCACCGCTTGTTCGATCCCTCCCTTCAGGTTCGCCTGCGCCCGAGCTTTTTCCCCTTCACCGAGCCTTCGGCGGAGGTGGACATCACCTGCGTGCTGTGCCGGGGCAAAGGCTGCGGGGTTTGCTCGGGTTCCGGGTGGGTGGAAATCCTGGGGGCGGGGATGGTGGACCCCCGGGTTTTCCGGGCGGTGGGGATTGACGCCACCCGCTTTACCGGCTTTGCCTTTGGCCTGGGTCTCGATCGTGTGGCCATGTTGAAGTACCAAATCCCCGATTTGCGCTTGCTGTTTTCCGGAGATGAGCGGATGTTGCGGCAGTTTCCCGGAGGGCTTGGGCGGTGA
- a CDS encoding NAD-dependent epimerase/dehydratase family protein yields the protein MRLQEGTRVLLTGGTGFIGANLTRALLSRGASVHLLCQPSSSFWRINDLKDRLTIHQADLLEAETVQAVVQAAQPQGIFHLAMAPGHPSSPAERSLSLAVATLGTAHLLEAARAAGVARVVHGGSSLEYGPRERALEESDPLQPKTFRGLAKATASMVASWYALHGGLNVTILGFFSVYGPWESPSRFIPTVLRAALQGEEIRLTAPGFRHDFVFVEDVVAACLRAAEAELASGEVFNIGSGQQWANEEVVALVERLVGHRLPVRVGAYPAQPPDTHHWQANIAKARALLGWAPAHSLEEGLRKTLTWMQEHHDQLG from the coding sequence ATGAGGTTGCAAGAGGGGACCCGCGTCTTGCTTACCGGAGGCACCGGTTTTATCGGCGCCAACCTGACTCGAGCGCTCCTCTCCCGGGGCGCTTCGGTGCACCTCCTCTGCCAGCCTTCAAGCTCCTTTTGGCGGATTAACGACCTCAAGGACCGGCTCACCATCCACCAAGCTGACCTTTTGGAGGCCGAAACGGTGCAAGCCGTGGTGCAGGCGGCCCAACCCCAGGGGATCTTCCACCTGGCCATGGCGCCGGGGCACCCCTCCTCGCCGGCGGAGCGAAGCTTGTCGCTGGCGGTGGCCACGTTGGGTACCGCCCATCTGCTGGAGGCGGCGCGGGCCGCGGGGGTTGCCCGGGTGGTTCACGGGGGAAGCTCGCTGGAGTACGGCCCGCGGGAGAGGGCATTGGAGGAAAGCGATCCGCTCCAGCCCAAGACCTTCCGGGGTTTGGCCAAAGCCACCGCCAGCATGGTGGCGAGCTGGTACGCCCTTCACGGCGGGCTGAACGTAACCATCCTGGGCTTCTTTTCCGTCTATGGCCCCTGGGAAAGCCCAAGCCGCTTCATCCCTACGGTCTTGCGCGCAGCCCTTCAGGGAGAGGAAATTCGCCTCACCGCTCCCGGGTTTCGCCACGATTTTGTGTTTGTGGAGGACGTGGTGGCCGCTTGCCTGCGGGCGGCGGAAGCGGAGCTGGCCTCGGGGGAGGTGTTCAACATCGGTTCCGGCCAGCAGTGGGCCAACGAGGAGGTTGTGGCTTTGGTGGAGCGTTTGGTGGGCCATCGCCTGCCCGTGAGGGTGGGGGCATACCCGGCGCAACCTCCGGACACCCACCACTGGCAGGCCAATATTGCCAAAGCACGAGCCCTTCTGGGGTGGGCCCCGGCTCATTCCCTGGAAGAAGGGCTGCGGAAAACCCTCACCTGGATGCAGGAGCACCATGATCAGCTCGGTTGA
- the rpmI gene encoding 50S ribosomal protein L35, translating to MPKIKTLKAAAKRFKRTGTGKFLRHHAFHSHILTKKSAKRRRHLRREALVSGADKAKVERMLPYAH from the coding sequence ATGCCAAAGATCAAGACGTTAAAAGCAGCAGCCAAGAGGTTTAAGCGCACGGGAACGGGGAAGTTCTTGCGCCATCACGCCTTTCACAGCCACATCTTGACCAAAAAATCGGCCAAGCGGCGGCGGCATTTGCGGCGAGAAGCCCTGGTTTCCGGAGCGGACAAGGCCAAGGTGGAGCGCATGCTCCCCTACGCCCACTGA
- a CDS encoding class I SAM-dependent methyltransferase: MSFSVERLQRLAAMEEDHFWFRGRWLWVQRFLQMVRGASSGPVLDIGCGTGFSAALLASQGFPVVALDPMLEGLRLAAHRKPRLHLVQGSALSLPFRPGSLQGALLMDVLEHVPAEQALGEVWRVLTPGGFLIFSVPSLPWLWSRRDEGAGHFCRYTRKQMRRLLIQAGFIPQELRYYLFLLLPVVLVSRLLARFWPASEQLEERPGKLANTLGYVLVRGEVGVGRWISWPLGSSLVGLAFKPREGFRG; encoded by the coding sequence GTGTCTTTTTCTGTCGAGCGTCTGCAGCGCTTGGCGGCCATGGAGGAGGATCACTTTTGGTTTCGGGGCCGTTGGCTTTGGGTGCAGCGGTTTCTCCAGATGGTGCGGGGCGCTTCCTCAGGGCCGGTGTTGGATATCGGTTGCGGCACGGGTTTTTCGGCGGCGTTGCTGGCGTCCCAGGGCTTTCCGGTCGTGGCTTTGGACCCCATGCTGGAGGGCCTGCGGCTGGCGGCCCACCGAAAACCGAGACTTCATTTGGTGCAGGGGAGCGCCCTGAGCTTGCCCTTTCGCCCCGGATCCCTCCAAGGCGCGCTGCTTATGGACGTTCTCGAGCACGTCCCGGCCGAGCAGGCGCTGGGCGAGGTATGGCGGGTCCTTACGCCCGGCGGGTTCTTGATCTTCTCGGTTCCGTCCTTGCCCTGGCTTTGGAGCCGCCGGGATGAGGGCGCCGGTCACTTTTGCCGCTACACTCGCAAGCAAATGAGGCGTTTGCTTATTCAGGCGGGCTTTATCCCGCAGGAGCTGCGCTACTATCTCTTTCTCCTCCTGCCGGTGGTGCTTGTAAGCCGTCTGCTTGCGCGCTTTTGGCCTGCTTCCGAGCAGCTGGAGGAAAGGCCCGGGAAGCTCGCCAACACCCTGGGGTACGTTTTGGTGCGCGGGGAGGTGGGAGTCGGCCGCTGGATATCCTGGCCGCTGGGCTCCTCCCTGGTGGGTTTGGCCTTTAAGCCAAGGGAGGGCTTCCGGGGATGA
- a CDS encoding DUF4097 family beta strand repeat-containing protein yields MRKSWMGLVLMLFGLCLEAAERKETIVKQAAAKEGMHVVVEAGSLDLVVRVSAIDEVRVEVELACAGLKEKAVEAWMASHRPQFVEEPEAFKVLVQPTESAFFKGVVVTRARLNLVVPPYVQLDLSSTSGNLQLDGELPKARPLRLRSASGDIEFVGYAPEVEARTTSGDMRLRFSKPVDSAFARTSSGDVELVGGARLVRADSSSGEVRMTGLLGPVGVATTSGDVALSFDALPEGSEVRVTTTSGKVRLVLPPGSKPAGEVSSVSGEIRSAYPGETPGKGGKLVLSGSGPKLLVSTTSGRIELY; encoded by the coding sequence ATGCGGAAGAGCTGGATGGGGCTCGTGCTCATGCTTTTTGGCCTTTGCCTGGAGGCTGCCGAGCGCAAGGAAACCATCGTCAAGCAAGCGGCGGCCAAAGAAGGCATGCACGTGGTGGTGGAAGCGGGCTCCCTGGACCTGGTGGTGCGGGTTTCGGCCATTGATGAGGTGCGGGTGGAAGTGGAGCTGGCTTGCGCCGGGTTGAAGGAAAAAGCCGTAGAGGCGTGGATGGCGTCCCACCGCCCGCAATTTGTGGAGGAACCTGAAGCCTTCAAGGTGCTGGTTCAGCCTACGGAATCCGCTTTTTTCAAGGGCGTGGTGGTCACCCGGGCGCGTTTGAACCTGGTGGTGCCGCCGTACGTGCAGCTGGACCTCTCCTCCACCTCCGGAAACCTGCAGCTGGACGGGGAACTGCCCAAGGCTCGGCCCTTGCGCTTGCGTTCCGCCAGCGGCGACATTGAGTTTGTGGGTTACGCCCCGGAAGTGGAAGCCCGCACCACTTCCGGTGACATGCGCCTGCGCTTTTCCAAGCCCGTGGACTCGGCCTTTGCCCGCACCTCCTCCGGGGACGTGGAGCTGGTGGGCGGAGCACGGCTGGTGCGGGCGGACAGCTCCTCGGGAGAGGTGCGCATGACCGGGCTCTTGGGGCCGGTAGGGGTGGCCACCACCTCCGGCGACGTGGCGCTGAGCTTTGACGCCCTCCCCGAAGGCAGCGAAGTCCGGGTCACCACCACCTCGGGCAAGGTGCGCCTTGTCTTGCCCCCGGGAAGCAAGCCCGCTGGCGAGGTTTCCTCGGTCAGCGGGGAGATCCGCTCCGCCTACCCCGGGGAAACCCCAGGAAAGGGCGGCAAGCTGGTGCTTTCGGGCAGCGGACCCAAGCTCTTGGTGAGCACCACCAGCGGGCGTATCGAGCTTTACTAA
- the rplT gene encoding 50S ribosomal protein L20, whose protein sequence is MRIKRGNHRVQRRKKILKLAKGYYLTRHNAYRIAKLQVERSLVYAYRDRRQRKRQMRALWIVRINAAARLHDLSYSQFIAGLKAAGAEVNRKMLADIAVRDAAAFEELVKVAKKGLASKVSG, encoded by the coding sequence ATGAGGATCAAAAGGGGTAACCACCGCGTTCAGCGGCGAAAGAAAATCTTGAAGCTGGCCAAGGGCTACTACCTGACCCGGCACAACGCTTACCGCATTGCCAAGCTGCAGGTGGAGCGGTCGCTGGTCTACGCCTACCGGGATCGTCGTCAGCGCAAACGGCAAATGCGGGCTCTGTGGATTGTGCGCATCAACGCCGCTGCTCGCCTGCACGACCTCTCCTACTCCCAGTTCATTGCTGGGCTTAAGGCGGCCGGGGCGGAAGTCAACCGCAAGATGCTGGCGGACATTGCGGTGCGGGATGCGGCGGCCTTTGAGGAGCTGGTGAAGGTTGCCAAGAAAGGCTTGGCCTCTAAGGTCAGCGGGTAA
- the thrS gene encoding threonine--tRNA ligase, whose translation MSERIVLELEGGVTREFPQGTTPMDVARELAGDRLAEVVAGLLDGRIVDLRAPIPASGPFRLLFVSDPEAGEVIRHSAEHVLADAVERLFPGTIIDAGRQDHSEKFQYDFRHPRPFTPEDLAKIEEEMARIIAQDLPFTREVVTREQAFELFKARGEELKLIRLQDIPEGEEITVFRHGDFVDLCRGPHVQRTGQIGAFKLLETSGAYFKGDERNEMLQRIYGTAFATKEELDAYFARIEEARRRDHRRLGRELDLFSFHPLAPASPFFHPKGAIVYNELIGLMRELYQKYGYQEVITPQLFDAELWKISGHWDNYRENMFLTEVEGREFSFKPMNCPSHCLIYKSAARSYRELPLRLADFGRLHRFERSGVVQGLTRVRSFSQDDAHIFCMPEHIGPEIDRLFDLMFEVYHLFRFTSPNIYLSTKPEKAIGEPELWQHAEATLEACLKNRGVAYTVNPGEGAFYGPKIDFVVHDAIGREWQLGTIQLDFNLPRRFELTYAAEDGSEKTPVMIHRAVLGSIERFFGVMLEHFAGDLPFWLAPEQVRVLPVSDKFLEGAQTIGERFRQAGLRASVDSRNEKLGAKIRDGELAKVPVLLIVGGKELEQGTVSVRLRHRGDLGAHPVAEVVERLREAKASRKLAPWEEN comes from the coding sequence ATGAGCGAGCGCATCGTGCTGGAGCTGGAAGGCGGAGTCACGCGGGAGTTTCCCCAGGGAACCACGCCCATGGACGTGGCCCGCGAGCTGGCCGGGGATCGCCTTGCCGAGGTTGTGGCCGGCCTTCTGGACGGTCGCATCGTGGATTTGCGGGCTCCCATTCCCGCCTCGGGTCCCTTCCGCTTGCTTTTTGTGAGCGACCCCGAAGCCGGTGAGGTCATCCGCCACTCCGCCGAGCACGTGCTGGCCGATGCCGTCGAGCGCCTGTTCCCCGGGACCATCATTGACGCCGGCCGGCAGGATCACTCGGAGAAGTTCCAGTACGATTTCCGCCATCCTCGGCCGTTTACCCCGGAAGATCTGGCCAAAATCGAAGAGGAAATGGCGCGCATCATCGCCCAGGACCTCCCCTTCACCCGGGAGGTGGTCACCCGCGAACAGGCCTTCGAGCTTTTCAAGGCTCGCGGTGAGGAGCTCAAGCTCATCCGCCTCCAGGACATTCCCGAAGGCGAGGAAATCACGGTTTTCCGGCATGGGGATTTTGTGGACCTGTGCCGAGGTCCGCACGTGCAGCGCACCGGGCAAATTGGCGCCTTTAAGCTTTTGGAAACCTCGGGGGCCTACTTCAAGGGCGATGAGCGCAACGAGATGCTCCAGCGCATTTACGGCACGGCTTTTGCCACCAAGGAGGAGCTGGACGCCTACTTTGCCCGCATTGAGGAGGCCAGGCGCCGGGATCACCGACGGCTGGGCCGCGAGCTGGATTTGTTTTCCTTCCACCCCCTGGCCCCGGCTTCGCCGTTTTTTCACCCCAAAGGCGCCATCGTGTACAACGAGCTCATCGGCCTCATGCGCGAGCTTTACCAAAAGTACGGCTACCAGGAGGTCATCACCCCCCAGCTTTTTGACGCCGAGCTGTGGAAGATCTCCGGCCACTGGGATAACTACCGGGAAAACATGTTCCTCACCGAAGTGGAGGGGCGGGAGTTTTCCTTCAAGCCCATGAACTGCCCTTCCCACTGCTTGATTTACAAGTCGGCAGCCCGTTCCTACCGCGAGCTGCCGCTGCGTTTGGCGGATTTTGGCCGCTTGCACCGGTTTGAGCGGTCCGGTGTGGTGCAGGGTTTGACCCGGGTTCGCTCGTTTTCCCAAGATGACGCGCACATCTTTTGCATGCCCGAGCACATCGGCCCGGAAATTGACAGGCTTTTCGACCTGATGTTCGAGGTGTACCACCTGTTCCGCTTTACCTCTCCCAACATTTACCTTTCCACCAAGCCGGAAAAGGCCATTGGCGAGCCGGAGCTCTGGCAGCACGCCGAAGCCACACTGGAAGCGTGCCTCAAAAACCGTGGTGTGGCTTACACCGTCAACCCCGGGGAGGGGGCGTTTTACGGGCCCAAGATTGACTTTGTGGTGCACGACGCCATTGGCCGGGAATGGCAGCTGGGGACCATTCAGCTGGATTTCAACCTGCCCCGCCGCTTTGAGCTCACCTACGCCGCAGAGGATGGCAGCGAAAAGACGCCGGTGATGATCCACCGGGCGGTTCTGGGTTCCATTGAGCGGTTTTTTGGTGTGATGTTGGAGCACTTTGCCGGCGACTTGCCGTTTTGGCTGGCCCCGGAGCAGGTGCGGGTGCTGCCGGTTTCCGACAAGTTCCTGGAAGGGGCCCAGACCATTGGCGAGCGCTTCCGGCAAGCTGGCCTGCGGGCTTCCGTGGACAGCCGCAACGAAAAGCTGGGGGCCAAGATCCGCGATGGGGAGCTCGCCAAAGTGCCGGTGCTTTTGATCGTAGGAGGCAAGGAGCTGGAGCAGGGAACGGTTTCGGTGCGCCTCCGGCATCGGGGCGATTTGGGGGCGCACCCGGTGGCGGAGGTGGTTGAGCGCTTGCGGGAAGCCAAAGCGTCCCGGAAGCTTGCACCGTGGGAAGAAAACTAA
- the pheT gene encoding phenylalanine--tRNA ligase subunit beta gives MKVLYSWICEHLEGTLPAAEMAERLTAAGLNVELRTPQGDDEIWEVDVTTNRPDCLNHRGLAREAAAAGSGRLKPLQVTVSEKGPAVEQLARVTVEDPEGCPRYCARVIRRVKVGPSPQWLADRLAACGIRPINNVVDATNYVLLDLGHPLHAFDLARVEGRHIRVRRAGAGEKLVTLDGEERTLTVEDLVIADETKAVALAGIMGGANSEITDTTQDVLLESAYFAPTAIRRTRKRLGLDTEASRRFERGADRAMARIAVDAAAQLIVELAGGEVASGVLDSCRELPSPATISFTLEGLSAFAGVAIPEAFVREVLTALEIPFQVQGHSFSCQVPTHRVDLELPEDLYEEILRHWGYDRIPSVLPPLREGPGERRGSFPVTDRARDLAQGLGLAEAITYAFVPEEVELSFQASPLVARGELVRLENPLSARMAVMRRTLWSGLVEAAASNLRRGAERVQLFEVGRVFFAREGKVQEEERLAVVLSGEVGAWDRRRPVDFLDLKGLAEALAEGLGLPPCAFAPLADPFANGCGAVMQRDGEAVGVLGKLSEKAQALYDAPRPLWALELVLDVAAAPAPPKFQELSRFPAVVADLTVRHPLSLPYGTLVSTLWSLAPEILERVEPVVRYRGEQVGPDEVKTTLRLTYRHRERSLTQEEVNAAHFALMEALAAKLSVSFS, from the coding sequence GTGAAGGTGCTTTATTCCTGGATTTGCGAGCATTTGGAAGGGACTCTGCCAGCTGCCGAGATGGCCGAGCGCTTGACCGCTGCCGGGCTCAACGTGGAGCTGCGCACCCCCCAGGGGGATGACGAGATTTGGGAGGTGGATGTCACCACCAACCGCCCCGACTGCTTGAACCACCGGGGCCTGGCCCGGGAAGCGGCGGCAGCCGGTAGCGGGCGGCTCAAGCCCTTGCAGGTGACGGTCTCGGAAAAGGGGCCGGCGGTGGAGCAGCTGGCCAGGGTCACCGTGGAGGACCCCGAAGGTTGCCCCCGCTACTGTGCCCGGGTGATCCGTAGGGTAAAGGTGGGTCCGTCACCCCAGTGGCTGGCCGACCGCCTTGCCGCCTGTGGCATTCGCCCCATCAACAACGTGGTGGATGCCACCAACTACGTGCTTTTGGACTTAGGTCATCCCCTCCACGCCTTCGATTTGGCCAGGGTGGAAGGCAGGCACATCCGCGTTCGAAGAGCGGGCGCCGGCGAAAAGCTCGTCACTCTGGACGGCGAGGAGCGAACCCTTACCGTTGAGGACCTGGTGATTGCCGACGAAACCAAGGCGGTGGCGCTGGCGGGGATCATGGGCGGGGCCAACTCGGAAATCACCGATACCACCCAGGACGTGCTTTTGGAATCGGCGTACTTTGCCCCTACGGCAATCCGCCGCACCCGCAAGCGGCTGGGGCTGGATACCGAGGCGTCCCGCCGTTTTGAGCGGGGGGCCGATCGCGCCATGGCCCGCATTGCGGTGGATGCGGCGGCTCAGCTCATCGTGGAGCTGGCGGGGGGCGAGGTAGCCTCCGGTGTTCTGGACTCCTGCCGGGAGCTGCCGTCTCCGGCCACCATCTCCTTCACGCTGGAGGGGCTTTCGGCCTTTGCTGGCGTGGCGATTCCTGAAGCCTTCGTTCGGGAGGTGCTCACGGCCCTGGAAATCCCCTTCCAGGTGCAGGGTCACAGCTTTTCCTGCCAGGTACCCACCCACCGGGTGGATCTGGAGCTTCCCGAAGACCTTTACGAGGAGATCCTCCGCCACTGGGGCTACGACCGCATCCCCTCGGTGCTTCCACCGCTGCGAGAAGGCCCAGGGGAGCGGCGGGGGAGCTTCCCGGTCACCGATCGGGCGCGGGATCTGGCCCAAGGCTTGGGGTTGGCGGAGGCCATTACCTACGCCTTTGTCCCCGAGGAGGTGGAGCTTTCCTTTCAGGCGTCGCCTCTGGTTGCCCGCGGGGAGCTGGTACGCCTGGAAAACCCCTTGTCCGCACGCATGGCGGTCATGCGCCGCACGCTGTGGTCGGGGTTGGTGGAAGCGGCAGCTTCCAACCTGCGGCGGGGCGCGGAGCGGGTGCAGCTCTTCGAGGTGGGGCGGGTGTTCTTTGCCAGGGAAGGCAAGGTCCAGGAGGAGGAAAGGCTCGCGGTGGTGCTTTCCGGCGAGGTGGGGGCGTGGGACCGCCGGCGTCCGGTGGACTTTTTGGACCTCAAGGGGTTGGCTGAGGCGCTGGCGGAAGGGCTGGGGCTTCCTCCTTGCGCCTTTGCCCCGCTGGCTGATCCTTTTGCCAACGGCTGCGGGGCGGTAATGCAACGGGATGGGGAAGCGGTGGGCGTGCTGGGCAAGCTCAGCGAAAAGGCTCAAGCCCTTTACGATGCCCCCCGTCCCCTTTGGGCCCTGGAGCTGGTTCTGGACGTGGCGGCTGCCCCCGCTCCACCGAAATTCCAGGAGCTTTCCCGCTTTCCGGCGGTGGTGGCCGACCTCACCGTGCGCCACCCCCTTTCGCTCCCCTACGGCACCCTGGTGAGCACCCTGTGGTCTTTGGCTCCGGAGATCCTGGAGCGGGTGGAGCCGGTGGTGCGCTACCGGGGGGAGCAGGTGGGGCCCGATGAGGTGAAGACCACGCTGCGGCTTACCTACCGGCACCGGGAGCGCTCCCTCACCCAAGAAGAGGTCAACGCCGCCCATTTTGCGTTGATGGAGGCTTTGGCAGCCAAGCTTTCGGTTTCGTTTAGCTAG
- a CDS encoding aldolase/citrate lyase family protein produces the protein MSGPFELFLFSTDPAFIRRAVAGGVSAVVVDWEVAGKAKRQWGFDTEINADTFEDLQRVRAATEARVVCRVNAFHPATREELERAIGGGADEVLLPMVRTTAEVQQILEWLAGRAGLGILVETQAAVAMAQELARYPLSRVYVGLNDLAIDRGCANIFRALADGTVELLRQVFQVPFGFGGLTVPDQGFPIPCRLLIGEMARLSAGFSFLRRSFKRDVGSGDPAAAVGKIRAALEQARRRSPEQVVSDHRELLAAIERAEAFFAARNRGEGL, from the coding sequence ATGAGCGGTCCTTTTGAGCTGTTCCTCTTTTCCACCGATCCCGCCTTTATTCGCAGGGCCGTGGCCGGGGGCGTGAGCGCAGTGGTGGTGGATTGGGAGGTGGCGGGGAAAGCCAAACGCCAGTGGGGATTTGACACGGAAATAAACGCCGACACCTTTGAGGACCTCCAGCGGGTTCGGGCTGCCACGGAAGCCCGGGTCGTTTGCCGCGTGAACGCTTTCCACCCGGCTACCCGAGAGGAGCTGGAGCGAGCTATTGGCGGGGGAGCGGACGAAGTCCTCCTCCCCATGGTGCGGACCACGGCGGAAGTGCAGCAGATTTTGGAGTGGCTGGCGGGGCGAGCTGGGCTCGGGATCCTGGTGGAAACCCAGGCCGCGGTGGCCATGGCCCAGGAGCTTGCCCGCTATCCCCTTTCCCGGGTGTACGTGGGGCTCAACGACTTGGCCATTGACCGTGGTTGTGCCAACATCTTTCGAGCTTTAGCTGACGGCACGGTGGAGCTGCTGCGCCAGGTCTTCCAGGTGCCCTTCGGTTTTGGTGGCCTTACCGTACCAGACCAAGGGTTTCCCATCCCTTGCCGCCTGCTCATTGGCGAAATGGCCCGCCTGTCGGCAGGCTTTAGCTTTCTCCGCCGCTCTTTCAAGCGGGATGTGGGCTCAGGTGACCCTGCTGCTGCTGTGGGGAAAATCCGTGCCGCTTTGGAACAAGCCCGCCGCCGCTCACCGGAGCAGGTGGTCAGCGACCACCGGGAGCTGCTGGCGGCCATTGAAAGGGCCGAGGCGTTCTTTGCTGCCCGAAACCGCGGGGAAGGGTTATGA